In Nymphaea colorata isolate Beijing-Zhang1983 chromosome 5, ASM883128v2, whole genome shotgun sequence, one genomic interval encodes:
- the LOC116254869 gene encoding ribosomal RNA small subunit methyltransferase NEP1-like translates to MCKQKGMFSYKSVRKYVFQERLSDLTISCLLQKLSVRASNGSNKVLRTVKNPVTNYLPANCRRIGLSRSAPRVVNLRDYVNAASDDEHLVFVVGAMAHGKINVDILMILFQFQSFHLVLHAALVAYVMRWSRNGRSCSSSHAIRALGPRF, encoded by the exons ATGTGCAAACAGAAAGGAATGTTCTCATACAAATCAGTCCGCAAATACGTATTCCAAGAACGTTTAAGCGATTTAACAATCTCATGT CTGTTGCAAAAACTCAGTGTACGTGCTAGTAATGGATCTAATAAAGTCTTGCGTACAGTAAAAAATCCCGTAACTAATTATTTGCCTGCTAATTGCCGGCGAATAG GTCTATCACGTAGTGCACCACGAGTAGTCAATCTGCGTGATTATGTAAATGCTGCAAGTGACGATGAGCACCTTGTTTTTGTG GTTGGTGCTATGGCCCATGGAAAAATCAATGTGGATATATTGATGATTTTATTTCAG tttcagAGTTTCCACTTAGTGCTGCATGCTGCATTGGTCGCATATGTAATGCGGTGGAGCAGAAATGGAAGATCTTGTAGTTCATCACATGCAATTCGAGCTTTGGGACCACGCTTTTGA